aagacgGCTGGACTTTCTGCGGTGGTGCTGTCATCTCGGATAGATGGATACTGACAGCTGCCCATTGTGTCAAAAGGTATATTGTGTTAACTGcgaacatttaatataatatgaggTTGCAGTATCTCGTCTGactaattgatattatatttaataaaatttattatatatttttccagTCTTAAACCATCAGAATTTTCCGCCGTAGTTGGTACATTATCGAGAACAAAAGGTGGTACAAAGTATGCAATAAGCAAAGTCATCGCTAACAAAGACCATAACAAGCCAAAAAGATTCGAAAACGATATTGCTGTTATAAGTACGAAAGAGGCCATCAAATTCAATGAACACGTTAAGGCATTACCATTACCTGACAAGGATGTCACGTCTGGATTGTCGTGTATCCTGAGCGGCTGGGGCAAACTTGTGAGTAAACAATTTAACAGACCTACATTAGATATAAATTTCTAGCATTggatattatagaaataattgttactggcgtacttttgtttttacatgAATTAAATTCATACGTCATTCGTATACTTTCAGACCCGTAGGCGGCCACAACCTGATAAATTGCAGTATCTGtatgtaaaaacattaaatagcgAAGATTGCAATAAGGAGCTTAAGGAACGCAATGTCTCTGTAAGCTCCAGTCAGATGTGTACCCTTAACAAAGATGGAGAAGGAACATGCCAAGTAAggatatcaataaatataaagaaatcatCATCATTTTTGTGAACGCTGTAGATTAGAGGCACAAAAAATCTACAGCTGATACATTTTGCAATTATTCTGTTTTAACAGTATAGGAATATACAGCGTAGGAGTGCAGTTGACTTACGTCAAAGTAACTTCTTATTAACGAATTTTTGAGTTTTGTATCAgataatataagttatatcGAACAATAAcgatcataaaattattataaataactgcgTGCAATACAGTGCAATCTGGAATTTTCAGGGTGATTCAGGCGGCAGCTTAGTGTGCAACGGCACCGCAACCGGCGTCGTGTCTTACAACTGGCCATGCGCTAGAAATATCCCTGACGTGTACGCCAACACGTACAAGTACATTTCCTggataaaagacaatactaaatcaCCCTAAGCATTgtcaattataaattgttattaaatgaatcgcaaaaattattatacgttTCTTATTTTGTTGTATTCTCTAATATGCACATTATTTTCACACTTTTTCCCACGACAACGTTTtccttttacacaacgtttgcttgtttatttatttcggaATCCTACagcaaacataatttatatatacactgaaaatatagccaaagatggtatacatgatacattttaataaaaaaagatttacataAAAGTGTGATGAATTCTCACTATTCGATTctcggtgtataataataataaacgtctgctttgttacaacaataattaagtatatttccaacacttcttatcctcaaacaaccacacagcttacaatttaacTTCCGTCTTGGTCAAGCGGATCGGTCCGAATACTCTCACTTATTTTAGATCATTTTAAGACGACTCGTCATTCTGTTCGTAACTGTCGGTATCGAATCAATCAACTTACTAACAtcgaataaaacatattaaacaagtacaaccatcaaataataatctatactgtaaattataaatattaattataaacataataaaattgtaaaataataacatattatcataaattcattacatcGTGAATCAAGTACAACCATCAAATAAAGTAgcttgtaaattgaatataaatattatttaaaaataaacgtgttttaaaataataaatgtgtaaaataataataagtaatcttaaattcattacaaaagggaacaaaaaacaaaaagtatttatgggTGGAAGCCCTTTATCATCAGAATCAGCCATGTCGTAATTAAGTTGTAATAATGGTAGGAACAGAAGAATCATCAAAGTCATAATCAAAACCGCACAAAGTATGTCTTTTACAGAAATTCACTAAAATCTATTCACTAGTAATTAGGTAATCACTTAATCTATcacttttatttagttttgaatCAACAAGAAACAAGATTACTCGGAACAAAAGCCATTCCATTAAAGCTGCCATTAAATTgttgaagataatgacgtcagtaatactggtgtcatagattagtttgttggcatctgccatttaatttcgacattagagtctacattttaaaggcttctgcttggttcgaccgctcaatcgaactgagggcCGCACCAATCAGTTCCTGCTACAATAACTACCAGAATATGTAATGaacaagcttcgtaacatttcgggtactcgttccacgaccAAACCCGAATAGATCACAGAGTCAAACGGCAGTCATCGAACGAGTGttaaagattactttaaaatttattgttattaagtctctaatatttaaaattatgataaataactttccataataataattatgattatggtgtcgtaattattattgaccaTTGAATAGTCGTTAATTATAGATTGAGCAACATTGAAaactaattgaaaatattaacggtttcaaattaatttgactttaatgtcatttaatgataatgacagtgcCAGCCCACCCTAACaccattgctgtaacataaataataaagattataaaattactacatgTTCCATTTCCGACGAAAATctcaatagatggcgctaacAATGCGCCGacatattcaatacatttaagtaattttgatacaatttttttaactaagcctaaatttGGTAGtattgtgtgatggtgtaaaagtgtgggtatgtacgtaatgttgtgtgtgtgtggggtgtgctcatgatgtaggtgattttgcgctatggatattcttaatacactttttaaccacattGTAAGgtgctgcaaccattacaccatgttccacatgacatctgtagtaataaataataataatataaattaaaaaataggtaaaaaaactttttaagttaaacggttttatgttaaacatacattgcaatgtttaagataaatgtactaaaaaccaaaaaataataaaatagatacagtcgGACTTCTTTGTCGGCCTGTTCCCAGCCGGACTAAAattccaatttttaaaattcgcgAACCGCACTTAGGACCAACAATGCAATAAAACAGCGCTcacattgatataaaatttattgattaatcatTTCAGTGTAAAAACCTACTATTAATATACCTGTGTATACCTGGGAACCTTGTGTCCGtccaggaaaaaaataaagaacctaACAATTTCACATTTTGCAAGTCTCATACTTTCAGCTGGTataagattttcttattaatctcatcagtacaatttttaataaaaagtcattttttaattaatattttaacatgtcCAGGATTTTTTCAGCGaaatcattgtttatttattttttaatattttaaatttcattttaaaaatattttttcgttcATTAATCACCCCGGTGAAGGACGATTTAGGGCTGGATCTCCTActatataaacatatgcatagaCACTCGCAAAACattttgcatttgtttttttttatgtgatttCTTTATCAGATCGAGACAACTACAAAACCCATTAAAATCGGATGAACCGCTCTCGCTTTACAAGCGTTCGAACTAACctgacatattatattatttaaggctCCTACTTGTTGTTGCTTagattctttataataataattaattatttgcaagaatatgttACAGAATCAATCAAACAATTTAATGTTCGCATGTTCAGTATATTCTGCGTGAAAATTTGTCAtaaaaggaattttacattatGAGTCATATCAATTGTTATgttatttgaagaaaaaaatatcaaaatattacgttATCAAATGTGtgtcaattttaatgttttatccTAATTATCaacatagaatattattatttatttgcaagagttaagtcaatttttaaaatctcctTCTAGATATCTGTGAATGTGTTTTTCCTATAAAATTCCATAtaaatttttggaataatttCTTCTCATGCCTAGTTCGACTGAGGTCCATTCCCGTTCACTTATAAAGACTTATAAAgacatttctaaaatatacatacaggAAGAGATAAAATTATgagtttcttaaataaaactatcaaGATTAGATGAAGACAACTGAAGACAAcatgtattaaaacaaattgtggAACATCAACGTTTTTTTCGCCTTAATAATTACGCTATTTACTTCGATTAATTTACCATATAATTCCATATAAGCAGCTAGTACCGTATCGCAGTTAACAGTTTCCCTTAGTCATTTTAACACATAATCGAAGCTGTCAACTTTGTTGTGTAGTTTTTCAGTAGGCATATTTTTCCTCCAATTTACTTCTACTTTGTATAGTTCGGTTAAAAGTTACTACAACTTCCAAActatatcataatttattgattgattCAACATCTTACTAAagtattaataactaaatataatcataTGCTATGTTTCAGTTTGCTGAACCCTTGAAATTGCAATTGAAGTCAAGCAAGGAGTTGCTTGGCatcctaaaaaataaaatcactgaAGTCTTACCGTTTCtagtatatgaaataaattgtaaaaagtacatttattactaacaatgAAACTCCTATTAAGTTGTCTGTTCTAGTTGATTGTATTCGGCTATAGGATGAATCTATCTTATAGATGATATTAGCAGCCATACACATCGCAGCCCTTTCTCCGAACTCCGAAGCTCAGTATAGAAGAGCTAACGGCGCCGAGCTTACGTATCGAAAGCTGGCATTCGTGCTCCACTAACTTTACGtgcaataaactaaataagtataattaagtaatattaccTATACACAGACCAACTTTCCAGACCACTTTTCCACAGACCAAATTAATCTGTAGTAGAAGTAT
This DNA window, taken from Pieris rapae chromosome 16, ilPieRapa1.1, whole genome shotgun sequence, encodes the following:
- the LOC111001321 gene encoding chymotrypsin-1-like; the protein is MGVSKISFILLPRARHPGGGWQRRPEKLVPHQVALKLKDGWTFCGGAVISDRWILTAAHCVKSLKPSEFSAVVGTLSRTKGGTKYAISKVIANKDHNKPKRFENDIAVISTKEAIKFNEHVKALPLPDKDVTSGLSCILSGWGKLTRRRPQPDKLQYLYVKTLNSEDCNKELKERNVSVSSSQMCTLNKDGEGTCQGDSGGSLVCNGTATGVVSYNWPCARNIPDVYANTYKYISWIKDNTKSP